Within the Polymorphobacter megasporae genome, the region TCTGGCGGACCTGATCGCGGCGGAAACCGAGCTGCAGCGGCAACAGGCTTTGGGGCACGTCGAAGGCTACCTGCGCGACCGCGTCGACGGGTGGCGAGCGGCCCTCATTGAAACTCGCGCCGACCTTGAAGCGAGCCTCGACTTTGCCGACGAGGATGACGTGCCTGTCGGCTTAACGATCGCGGCGCGAGACCGGCTGACATTGTTATCCGCCGAGCTCGAAGCCGCAGCGATCGACGCAACCCGAGGGGAACGTATCCGGGACGGCTTAACGGTCGCCGTCACGGGCCCCGTCAATTCCGGAAAATCTAGCCTTGTCAACGCGCTCGCCAAGCGAGACGTCGCCATCGTCAGCGAGCACGCAGGAACGACACGTGACATCTTGGAGGTCCGTCTCGATCTCGGCGGCGCCGCCGTGACCTTGCTCGACACGGCCGGACTGCGGTTGACGACCGACCCCGTCGAGGCTGAAGGGGTCAAGCGAGCGATAGCGCGCGCCGCATCGGCGGATCTCGTCATCGTGATGGGCGGCGGTGCGGCCCGGTCTGAGGATCTACAAATCGTTGGCAAATGCGATTTATCTGGCCGAAGCGCAGGGTGGGATGATGGCCAGCTCCATCTTTCAACGAAGACGGGTGAAGGGATAGGTACCCTCGTTGCCTGGATGACGATTTGGGCCAACAAGGCGGTCATGCGTGCAGAACCTGCCTTAGTGACACGCGAGCGGCACCGTTTGGCGATAGTCGGAGCGCGGGTCGACATCGGCAACGCGATCATGGCAAGCGACTCCGTAATCGCTGCGGAATATTTGCGCGGAGCCAGCGTTGAACTTGACTCGATAGTGGGTGCCGTGACGAATGAACATATGCTCGACGCGATTTTCACGCGATTTTGCTTGGGAAAATGATCGTGTTCCACGTGGAACATTTTGACCTTCGTGAGCGACGGCCCTAATTACCCGATGCGACATTTTGATGTTTTGGTTGTCGGTGGTGGGCACGCCGGGTGTGAAGCTGCCGCCGCGGCGGCCCGCATGGGTGCGCGGACGGCGCTAGTGACTTTCAACACTGCCGATATCGGGATCTTATCGTGCAACCCCGCTATTGGCGGACTTGGCAAAGGTCATCTGGTCCGCGAAATAGATGCGCTCGACGGGCTGATCGGCCGGGTCGGTGACGCGGCAGCGATCCAGTATCGACTGCTCAACCGGAGCAGGGGCGCGGCGGTTCAAGGACCTCGGGCGCAAGTCGATCGAAAGCTTTATGCGGCCGAGATGCGCGCGGCGATCAGCGCGCAACCGGGATTGGATGTCGTCGAGGCCAAGGTTGAATCGCTAATGATAGGCGATCACGGCGAGATCACTGGCGTCAACACATCGATCGAACCGATATTCGCGAGCTCGACTGTTCTTACGACGGGGACGTTCCTCGGCGCGACCCTGCATTGCGGGATCACTGCGACCGCCGGCGGGCGTTCAGGAGGCAGAGCCTCAAGCGCGCTCGCGGTCGCACTTCTCGACCTTGGCTTGCCGATGACCCGCTTCAAGACCGGTACTCCGCCGAGACTCGACGGACGCACGATCGACTGGGCGCGGCTCGAGAAACAATATGGCGATGCGGTGCCTGTTCATCTGTCCGACACACCACTCGTCCGAGCCGATAAGAGATCGCTTCCGTGTGGGATGACAAGAACGAATGCGATCGTTCACGACATCATCCGGCGTAATATTGCGCTAGCGCCGATGTATGCGGGACGCATCGATGGTATCGGACCGCGCTATTGCCCGTCGATCGAAGACAAGGTGATGCGCTTCGGCGACCGCGACGGCCATCAAATCTATCTGGAGCCCGAAGGTTTCGACGACACCAGCATCTACCCGAACGGCATATCGACGTCGCTTCCGGCGGATATTCAAGCCGAATTTATCCATGCGATCGTGGGACTCGAGCGCGCGCAGATAACGCGCGTTGGATATGCGGTCGAATACGGCGTAGTCGACCCCCGCATTCTAACGCCGGCACTAGCGGTTCGCGATCGACGAGGGCTTTTCCTCGCCGGACAAATCAACGGCACGACCGGATATGAGGAGGCGGCCGGCCAAGGGATCGTCGCCGGAATCAACGCGGCGCGCGCGGCCGGCGGGTTATCCCCCGTCCTGTTCGACCGCGCATCCTCGTATCTTGGCGTGATGATCGACGACCTCGTGACGCAGGGGGTTAGTGAACCGTATCGGATGTTCACATCGCGTGCCGAATATCGCCTCAGCTTGAGGATTGATAATGCCGCTGAGCGCCTCACACCTCTAGGCATGTCGATTGGAGTGCTCGGAGCGGAACGACGCGAGCGATTTGCGAAACATCACGACCAACTCAACGCGGCTCGTAAATCTGTCGCTGAGCTGACGGCGACTCCAAGCAAGATTGGTGCGGCTGGTATCCCGGTAAATCAGGACGGGAAATCGAGAACGGCAGCTATATGGTTGTCTCACCCGGGCATCGACTGGGCGGCGGCTTGCCGAATTTGGCCGGAGCTCGGCATGGTGTCCGATACGATCGCTGCGACTGTCGCGACCGACATGCTATATTCGGTCTACCTTGAACGCCAAGGCAACGACATCGCGCGCTTTCGGAAGGACGAGTCGATGATGCTTCCGGAGGACATCGATTTTGTTGCTGTCGTCGGGCTCTCGACCGAGATGGTTGACCGACTATCGGCGGCGCGTCCTGTGTCAATCGGAGCAGCAAAGCGCGTTCCTGGGATCACGGCCGGAGCGCTGACCGCGCTTCTGTCTCACTCGCGACGTGCAGCGTGAATGGGCGCGACGCGTTTCGGTCAGACTATGATGTTCCACGTGGAACAATGGAAAAGTTGGACACCTATGCGGCATTATTGATCGAATGGCAGGAGCGGATGAACCTGGTCGCGCGCTCGACGCTCGACATCGTCTGGGAGCGCCATTTCGCCGATTCCGCCCAGCTGTCTGATCTGGTGACGGAGTCTGACGCAACTTGGTTGGATTTAGGTAGCGGCGCCGGCTTCCCGGCACTTGTCTTGGCATTGTTCCAATCGGGCAAGTTTCATCTCGTTGAAGCGACTGCCAAGAAATGCCGCTTTCTTTCCGAGGTTGTCGAGCGTCTTGATCTGTCCAATCGAGTAACAATCCACAATTGTCGGATTGAAGCGCTTCCAAAAATTCGTGCCAGTATAATAACGGCACGAGCTTGCGCATCTCTGTCACAATTATTCGATTGGGGGATGCCACATGCGCGCGATGCGCGATGGCTGTTGCTTAAGGGCAAGACAGCTGCGGACGAGGTCGAGGCAGCACGCGCGATGTTCACGTTCGATTGCGGATTGATCGCTAGCCGGACCGACCCCCAAGCGCGTATCGTCGACGCGCAACGGGTTCGGAGGCGGCAATGAGAATCGCGGTCGCGAACCAGAAGGGTGGGGTCGGCAAGACGACGACCGCAATTAATCTCGCGACGGCGCTGGCAGCTGCGGGGAAGACGGTGTTGCTGCTCGACATGGATGCGCAGGGCAACGCGTCGACCGGACTCGGTATCGATCGACGCGCGCGCGATTGCTCGATCTACGACGTGATCCTTGGCGAGGCGTCGATTGCAGAGGCGACGATGCCGACGGCGGTTCCGGGCCTCTCGATCGTGCCATCAACGTCGTCACTCGCGGGGGCAGAGGTCGAGCTTGTCGGACTTGATCGCCGTAACCGGCGCCTCGCCGACGCGGTCGACGCGGCACCGGCGTATGATTTTATTTTGACCGATTGTCCGCCGTCGCTCGGGCTTCTGACGCTCAATGCCTTGACCGCCGCCGAGACGGTGCTCGTCCCGCTGCAGTGCGAGTTTTTCGCGCTCGAGGGGTTGAGTCAATTGCTCGATACGATCGAACGGGTGCGCTCGGGACTGAACCCAGCACTGCGTTTGCTCGGCATTGTCTTGACGATGGCCGATCGACGTAACCGTCTCTCTGAGCAGGTCGTCGCCGACGTTCGCGCGGTGATGGGTGTGCAAGTCTTTGAAACAACTATCCCGCGCAATGTTCGTCTGTCAGAGGCGCCGAGTCACGGGATGCCGGCGTTGGTCTATGACCTGCGCTGCGCGGGATCGCTCGCGTATATCGCGCTCGCGCGCGAGGTGTTGGCCCGGACAAGGGTCAAAGGAGAACTCGTCGATGCTTGATCGCAAGCGCGTTGCTGGACTTGGCCGCGGACTGTCGGCGTTGATGGACGAAGGAGCAGCGGCGACGCCGGCGCGGACGACGTTGCCGATCGCCGACATCATCGCCAGTGCGACCCAGCCGCGGCGGCGGTTCGATGCGGCGGCGATGGAGGAACTTGTCGAGTCGATCCGCACGCGGGGGGTGTTGCAGCCGATTCTGGTGCGGCCATTGCCAGGGCGGCGGTACGAGATTGTTGCCGGGGAGCGCCGCTGGCGGGCGGCTCAGGCCGCACAACTCCATGAAATTCCAGTCGTAATTCGTGAACTCGACGATGCGGCGGCGTTCGAGGTGGCGCTGGTCGAGAATATTCAGCGGGCTGACCTCAACCCGGTCGAGGAGGCCGAGGGGTTTCGGCGGCTGATCGGCGACTATGGGCATACCCAGGAGGGCCTAGCCAAGATCGTCGGCAAGTCGCGCAGCCATGTCGCCAACCTTTTGCGATTGCTCGATCTTCCCGACGATATTCGGGAACAGGTTGCTGCCGGGGCGCTGAGTACAGGGCATGCCAAGGCGCTTATGATGTCGCCCGATGCGTCGGCGCTGGCGCTGCGTGCGATCAACGAGGGGCTGTCGGTCCGCCAGATCGAGGCACTCGCACGCCGGTCGAACCCGGGTAAACCTAGCGCACACAGCCCCGCACATACCGGCGCACATGGGCACGACGCCGATCTGGCGGCCCTCGAGGCGCGGCTTGCCGAGGCGCTTGGGATGACGGTGACGCTGGCGGCGCCGAAGCCGCCAACTGGCACGATGACGATCGCATTTTCGACGCTCGACCAGCTCGACCTGCTCTGCCGCCTGCTCGAAGCGGCGCATGTGACGCTCGCTCCGCGCTGAGCGTTATCGCTGCGCTTGGGTCGCAATCCCGAGCAGGAGCTGCGCGACCGCGACATCGCCTGCCGAGCCGCTGCGCTTGACCGCGCGTTCGGCCGCCAGCAGGCGGGCAAGGACGCCGCGGATCGCCGGGGTGCGCCACTGGCCGAGCTGCGCGGTGACCGCACCTTTCTCCTTCCAGAACACCGGCGGCCGTGCCCCATCGACCGCGCGTGATGCGCTCGCGCCGCCGTCGACTGCGGCGCGCAGGTCGAGCAGCAGCCAAAAGCGCCGCGAAACGGTGCGGAGGAGAGTGATGCCCGGAATTCCCGACGCGGCGAAGCCGGTCAGTTGGCGGTCGGCGATGGCAGGTTTGCCCCCGGCAACGCCGTCGACCAGCGCGGCGAAGTCGGCGTCGCCGAGGTCGGCCCCGATCGCGGCGATGTCGCTCGCCTCGGCGGGGACGGTCGTTTCGGGAGTCGCGTCGAGGTAGAGCGCGAGCTTGACGATCTCCTGCCGCAGGATGCCGCGGTCGCCGCCGGTTGCCTCGGCGAGCATCGATGCCGCGGCGCGGGTTGGTCGGACACCGACCTCGGCCGCCATCTCGGCGATCGTTGCAGCGATGTCGCGCGCCTCGGGGGCGTAGCTCGCGTAGGCAAGCGCGTTCGCCGCCCCCTCGACGCGGGTCAGCAGCTTCGAGCCCTTCTTAAGCGTGCCCGCAACGACCACGACCGGGTTGCCGGTCGCCGGGGCGTCGAGCACCTGTCCGACCGCGCTAAGGGCATCGTCGCCGGCATCGTCGACCCGGATCAGTCGCGTCCCGCCGAACATCGAAACTTCGCTCGCGGCGGCGACGAGCGCGGCGGGGTCGGCGGTCAGCGACTTGGCATCGATGACCGTCTCGCCGAGCGGGTCGTTCGGGTCGACGAACTGGCGGGCGAGGGTTCGCGCGAGATCGGCGGAGGCCGAGGTGTCGGCGCCGTGGAGCAGGACAAGCCGGATCGCTGGGTCGAGCTTGCGGATCGCGGCCGCGAGCGCGCCCCGGTCTGCCTTCATCGCCCGACTTTCATTGCGCCTCGACCATGCCCCCGGCCTGGGCGAAGCGCGCGAGCCGGACGCTGATCTGTGCGGCGAGGTCGACCGCGAGGCGTTCGAGCGCGGTTGTCTCGGCGGCGACGACGGCATAGTCCGAGCTGACGCGGTCGATGCCGGCATCGCTCGTAGCGGTCGCGTCGAGGATGAGCGCACCGGTTGCCGCATCGACGAGGCGGTAGCGCGCGCGGAGCGTCCGTCGCTCGCGCGCGATCGAATTGTCGCCGCGGACGCCGAAGCCGATGATCTGGTCATCGAGCTCGACCTCGAGCCGGTATTTCGGCTTGTCGACCGTCGTGCCGAGCCGGTCGTGAAGCGCGCCCATCACGAGGTAACCCGCGCGGTCGGGGATCGGCGCGATCGCGATCTGGGTCAGCGTCGTCGCGGCGACGCCGTGGCTGCCTCCCGAATAAACCGGCTGGAGGCCGCACCCGGCAAGGGCGACGAGCGTGGCAAGGGCGAGGAGCGGCGCGCGGATCATGCGACGAGGTTCACCAATCGGTCGGGGACGACGATGACCTTGCGCGGCGGCTTGCCGTCGAGCGCGCGGACGACCTTGTCGCGCGCCAGCACCAGCGCTTCGATGGCTTCGCGCGGCGCTCCCTTGGCGGCTTCGACGCTGTCCTTGAGCTTGCCGTTGACCTGGATCGCGATCGTGACGGTGTCGTCGATCAGCAACGCCGGGTCGGCGACCGGCCATTGGGCGTCGGCGATCAGCCCGTCGTGTCTACGCAACGCCCACGCTTCCTCGGCGAGGTGTGGGATCATCGGCGCGGCGAGGGTCAGCAGCGTGTCGATCGCCGCGGTCCGCGCGGTCGACGGCGCGGCGCGTTCGATCGTGCTGGTGAGTTCGTAGAGCCGCGCGACCGCTTTGTTGAACTGGAGCTTGTCGATGTCGGCAGTGACACCGTCGACGGCCTTGGCGACTGCGCGGGCGAGTGCGTTGTCGGTCCCGTCGCCCGCGTCGGCGATCGCGAGCCGCCAGACGCGCTGGACGAGCCGCAATGCGCCGTCGATCCCGCTTTCGGACCAGGCGAGATCGCGTTCGGGGGGCGAGTCCGACAGCATGAACCAGCGGACTGCGTCGGCGCCGTAGCGCGCGAGGATCGAGTCGGGGTCGACGATATTCTTCTTCGACTTCGACATCTTGATGACGCGGCCGACATCGACCGGCAGCCCGGTCGCGCGTTCGAATACGCCGTCGTCGCGCTTCTCAATGTCTTCGGGGGCCAGCCATGCTCCAGCCAGTTCGCTGCTGCCCTCGAAATCGCCTTCGTCGGCCGTCGGGCCGTTGGCGCGGATCTGGCGATACGTCTCGTGCGTCACCATCCCTTGGGTGAACAGCCCGGCGAACGGCTCGCTGACGTCGAGGCGGCCGATGCGGCGGAGCGCGCGGGTCCAGAAGCGCGCGTAGAGCAGATGCAGGATCGCGTGCTCGACGCCGCCGATATATTGCGCGACCGGCAGCCACTGCTTCGCCACGACCGGGTCGAACGCGGCGTTCGCCGGTGAACTGGCGAAGCGGATGAAATACCACGACGAATTGACGAAGGTGTCGAGCGTGTCGGTCTCGCGGACGGCGGGCTCGTCGCAGACCGGGCAGGCGACGTGCTTCCACGTCGGGTGGCGGTCGAGCGGGTTGCCGGGGACGTCGAACGTCACATCTTCGGGCAGGACGACGGGCAGTTGCTCGCGCGGGACGGGGACGACGCCGCAGCTCGGGCAATGGATCACCGGGATCGGCGTTCCCCAATAGCGCTGGCGCGACACGCCCCAGTCGCGCAGCCGCCAGACGGTGGTGCCGGTGCCCCAGCCCTCGGCTTCGGCCTTGGCGATGACGGTCGCCTTGGCCTCGTCGATGCCCATGCCGTCGAGGAAGCGCGAATTGACCAGCGTTCCCGGCCCAGAATAAGCGGTGGCGCCGTCGAACACGGGGTCGGTCGCGTCGCCGTCGGCGATGACGCGCGGCACCGGCAACCGGTACTTGCGCGCGAAGTCGAGGTCGCGCTGGTCATGCGCGGGCACGCCCATGATCGCGCCGGTGCCATACTCCATCAGCACGAAATTCGCGATGTAGACCGGCAGCGTCAGCGCGGGATCGAGTGGATGCACGACGGTGCGCCCGGTATCGAACCCAAGCTTTTCCT harbors:
- a CDS encoding ParA family protein; translated protein: MRIAVANQKGGVGKTTTAINLATALAAAGKTVLLLDMDAQGNASTGLGIDRRARDCSIYDVILGEASIAEATMPTAVPGLSIVPSTSSLAGAEVELVGLDRRNRRLADAVDAAPAYDFILTDCPPSLGLLTLNALTAAETVLVPLQCEFFALEGLSQLLDTIERVRSGLNPALRLLGIVLTMADRRNRLSEQVVADVRAVMGVQVFETTIPRNVRLSEAPSHGMPALVYDLRCAGSLAYIALAREVLARTRVKGELVDA
- the lptE gene encoding LPS assembly lipoprotein LptE, whose product is MIRAPLLALATLVALAGCGLQPVYSGGSHGVAATTLTQIAIAPIPDRAGYLVMGALHDRLGTTVDKPKYRLEVELDDQIIGFGVRGDNSIARERRTLRARYRLVDAATGALILDATATSDAGIDRVSSDYAVVAAETTALERLAVDLAAQISVRLARFAQAGGMVEAQ
- the mnmE gene encoding tRNA uridine-5-carboxymethylaminomethyl(34) synthesis GTPase MnmE, translating into MTTIFALSSGRPPAGIAIIRISGAASHDALAVLTQREVPEVRQLVRRRLIDPADGLVLDDAMVVAFAAPSSATGDDLVELHLHGGVAVVAAVLGVLSRLPGLMLAKPGEFTRRAFDNGKLDLSQVEGLADLIAAETELQRQQALGHVEGYLRDRVDGWRAALIETRADLEASLDFADEDDVPVGLTIAARDRLTLLSAELEAAAIDATRGERIRDGLTVAVTGPVNSGKSSLVNALAKRDVAIVSEHAGTTRDILEVRLDLGGAAVTLLDTAGLRLTTDPVEAEGVKRAIARAASADLVIVMGGGAARSEDLQIVGKCDLSGRSAGWDDGQLHLSTKTGEGIGTLVAWMTIWANKAVMRAEPALVTRERHRLAIVGARVDIGNAIMASDSVIAAEYLRGASVELDSIVGAVTNEHMLDAIFTRFCLGK
- a CDS encoding ParB/RepB/Spo0J family partition protein → MLDRKRVAGLGRGLSALMDEGAAATPARTTLPIADIIASATQPRRRFDAAAMEELVESIRTRGVLQPILVRPLPGRRYEIVAGERRWRAAQAAQLHEIPVVIRELDDAAAFEVALVENIQRADLNPVEEAEGFRRLIGDYGHTQEGLAKIVGKSRSHVANLLRLLDLPDDIREQVAAGALSTGHAKALMMSPDASALALRAINEGLSVRQIEALARRSNPGKPSAHSPAHTGAHGHDADLAALEARLAEALGMTVTLAAPKPPTGTMTIAFSTLDQLDLLCRLLEAAHVTLAPR
- the holA gene encoding DNA polymerase III subunit delta, which translates into the protein MKADRGALAAAIRKLDPAIRLVLLHGADTSASADLARTLARQFVDPNDPLGETVIDAKSLTADPAALVAAASEVSMFGGTRLIRVDDAGDDALSAVGQVLDAPATGNPVVVVAGTLKKGSKLLTRVEGAANALAYASYAPEARDIAATIAEMAAEVGVRPTRAAASMLAEATGGDRGILRQEIVKLALYLDATPETTVPAEASDIAAIGADLGDADFAALVDGVAGGKPAIADRQLTGFAASGIPGITLLRTVSRRFWLLLDLRAAVDGGASASRAVDGARPPVFWKEKGAVTAQLGQWRTPAIRGVLARLLAAERAVKRSGSAGDVAVAQLLLGIATQAQR
- the rsmG gene encoding 16S rRNA (guanine(527)-N(7))-methyltransferase RsmG, with protein sequence MDTYAALLIEWQERMNLVARSTLDIVWERHFADSAQLSDLVTESDATWLDLGSGAGFPALVLALFQSGKFHLVEATAKKCRFLSEVVERLDLSNRVTIHNCRIEALPKIRASIITARACASLSQLFDWGMPHARDARWLLLKGKTAADEVEAARAMFTFDCGLIASRTDPQARIVDAQRVRRRQ
- the leuS gene encoding leucine--tRNA ligase → MPGQAPAGPPAKFDSSAADARWQAEWTARGTFIADDASPKPKTFILEMFPYPSGRIHVGHVRNYVMGDVIARARRAQGFEVLHPMGWDAFGMPAENAAIERGIHPGTWTRANIATMRGQLQRLGFALDWSRELATCEPDYYGHEQALFLDLMAAGLVTRKLSAVNWDPVDHTVLANEQVIDGRGWRSGALVERRQLSQWFLKITDFADELLDGLATLDEWPDKVRLMQENWIGKSQGLRFTFTGEETIEVYSTRPDTIFGASFVAVAVDHPVAQRAAATNPDAAAFIERCKAGGTTAAELETQEKLGFDTGRTVVHPLDPALTLPVYIANFVLMEYGTGAIMGVPAHDQRDLDFARKYRLPVPRVIADGDATDPVFDGATAYSGPGTLVNSRFLDGMGIDEAKATVIAKAEAEGWGTGTTVWRLRDWGVSRQRYWGTPIPVIHCPSCGVVPVPREQLPVVLPEDVTFDVPGNPLDRHPTWKHVACPVCDEPAVRETDTLDTFVNSSWYFIRFASSPANAAFDPVVAKQWLPVAQYIGGVEHAILHLLYARFWTRALRRIGRLDVSEPFAGLFTQGMVTHETYRQIRANGPTADEGDFEGSSELAGAWLAPEDIEKRDDGVFERATGLPVDVGRVIKMSKSKKNIVDPDSILARYGADAVRWFMLSDSPPERDLAWSESGIDGALRLVQRVWRLAIADAGDGTDNALARAVAKAVDGVTADIDKLQFNKAVARLYELTSTIERAAPSTARTAAIDTLLTLAAPMIPHLAEEAWALRRHDGLIADAQWPVADPALLIDDTVTIAIQVNGKLKDSVEAAKGAPREAIEALVLARDKVVRALDGKPPRKVIVVPDRLVNLVA
- the mnmG gene encoding tRNA uridine-5-carboxymethylaminomethyl(34) synthesis enzyme MnmG; amino-acid sequence: MRHFDVLVVGGGHAGCEAAAAAARMGARTALVTFNTADIGILSCNPAIGGLGKGHLVREIDALDGLIGRVGDAAAIQYRLLNRSRGAAVQGPRAQVDRKLYAAEMRAAISAQPGLDVVEAKVESLMIGDHGEITGVNTSIEPIFASSTVLTTGTFLGATLHCGITATAGGRSGGRASSALAVALLDLGLPMTRFKTGTPPRLDGRTIDWARLEKQYGDAVPVHLSDTPLVRADKRSLPCGMTRTNAIVHDIIRRNIALAPMYAGRIDGIGPRYCPSIEDKVMRFGDRDGHQIYLEPEGFDDTSIYPNGISTSLPADIQAEFIHAIVGLERAQITRVGYAVEYGVVDPRILTPALAVRDRRGLFLAGQINGTTGYEEAAGQGIVAGINAARAAGGLSPVLFDRASSYLGVMIDDLVTQGVSEPYRMFTSRAEYRLSLRIDNAAERLTPLGMSIGVLGAERRERFAKHHDQLNAARKSVAELTATPSKIGAAGIPVNQDGKSRTAAIWLSHPGIDWAAACRIWPELGMVSDTIAATVATDMLYSVYLERQGNDIARFRKDESMMLPEDIDFVAVVGLSTEMVDRLSAARPVSIGAAKRVPGITAGALTALLSHSRRAA